A stretch of the Papaver somniferum cultivar HN1 chromosome 6, ASM357369v1, whole genome shotgun sequence genome encodes the following:
- the LOC113287902 gene encoding SNW/SKI-interacting protein A-like, producing the protein MSALKDLLPAAKSTKSTVYDHSNDPWFKQRFSNPEPDAAVVAAKAKIIPPYQKRDGFIPRKPEDFGDGGAFPEIHVAQHPLGMGRRGGQEKLGSKILPLTVDAHGNVAFDAIVRQHENASKIVYSSHRDLVPKVLKAGGDEPESDEELQKEIEKTTQSTKAALEKIVNVRLSAAQPKNVASQSTDTKFIKYRSSQQSAAFNSGAKERIIALSVVPVDPLEPPKFKHKRVPKASGSPPVPVMHSPPRPVTVKDQQDWKIPPCISNWKNPKGYTIPLDKRLAADGRGLQEVQINDNFAKLSESLYVAEQKAREAVAMRSKVQKEMLLKEKERKEQELRALAQKARSERTGGAPPPSSVPMPASDRITSDDGEDMRGDYGRVKEKDRELPRESREEREERLKREKIREERKRERERERRLEAKDAAMGKKSKITRDRDRDVSEKVALGMANTGAGRGGEIMYDQRLFNQEKGMDSGFGTDDQYNLYDKGLFTAQNTLSTLYKPRKDTDSEMYGGADEQLEKVMKTDRFKPDKGFTGVPERAGPRDKPVEFDKPEEDPFGLDQFLSEVKGGKKTLDKVGSGGTMRASGGSSRDNYDGGSGRTRIGFERGGR; encoded by the coding sequence ATGTCGGCCCTGAAAGACCTTCTGCCGGCTGCAAAATCAACAAAATCTACTGTTTATGACCACTCTAATGATCCATGGTTTAAGCAAAGATTCAGCAATCCAGAACCTGATGCTGCTGTGGTTGCTGCTAAAGCTAAAATAATTCCTCCTTATCAAAAACGTGATGGTTTCATCCCTCGTAAACCTGAAGATTTTGGTGATGGAGGTGCATTTCCTGAGATTCATGTTGCCCAGCACCCGCTTGGCATGGGCAGGAGAGGTGGACAAGAGAAGCTTGGGTCTAAAATCTTACCACTCACAGTTGATGCTCATGGTAATGTTGCTTTTGATGCAATTGTCAGGCAGCACGAGAATGCTTCAAAGATTGTTTACTCTTCACACAGAGACCTAGTTCCTAAGGTTTTGAAAGCTGGCGGTGATGAGCCTGAATCTGATGAAGAATTGCagaaagagattgagaaaacGACCCAGAGTACAAAAGCTGCTCTCGAGAAGATTGTGAATGTTAGACTGAGTGCAGCACAACCGAAGAATGTTGCCTCACAGTCGACTGATACCAAATTTATCAAGTATAGATCGTCCCAACAATCGGCAGCCTTTAATTCTGGAGCGAAGGAGAGGATAATTGCGCTGTCTGTTGTGCCTGTGGACCCACTTGAACCACCAAAATTCAAGCACAAGAGGGTTCCAAAGGCATCTGGATCTCCACCTGTGCCGGTTATGCATTCCCCTCCTCGACCGGTAACCGTGAAAGATCAGCAAGACTGGAAAATCCCACCATGTATATCAAATTGGAAGAACCCAAAGGGTTATACGATTCCACTGGATAAACGTTTGGCTGCAGATGGCAGAGGTCTTCAAGAGGTTCAGATTAATGATAATTTTGCAAAGCTTTCAGAATCTTTGTATGTTGCAGAGCAGAAGGCTAGAGAAGCAGTGGCAATGAGATCGAAGGTTCAGAAGGAAATGTtgttaaaggaaaaggaaagGAAGGAACAAGAGTTACGGGCTTTGGCACAAAAAGCTCGGTCCGAAAGGACTGGTGGTGCTCCACCTCCTTCATCTGTTCCTATGCCTGCTTCTGACAGAATCACTAGTGATGATGGTGAGGATATGAGAGGAGATTATGGAAGGGTGAAGGAAAAAGATAGGGAGTTACCAAGAGAGAGTAGGGAAGAGAGAGAAGAACGATTGAAGAGAGAAAAGATCCGTGAGGAGAGAAAGAGGgaaagggagagagagagaaGGTTGGAAGCTAAGGATGCAGCAATGGGGAAGAAGAGTAAGATTACCAGAGACAGAGATAGAGATGTTAGTGAAAAGGTTGCTTTAGGTATGGCTAATACTGGAGCTGGTCGTGGTGGAGAAATCATGTACGATCAAAGACTGTTCAACCAAGAGAAAGGAATGGACTCTGGATTTGGAACTGATGATCAATACAACCTTTATGATAAAGGGTTGTTTACTGCACAAAATACTCTTTCTACTTTGTACAAGCCAAGGAAAGATACTGATAGTGAAATGTATGGAGGTGCGGATGAGCAGCTTGAGAAGGTTATGAAAACAGATAGGTTTAAACCCGATAAAGGATTTACGGGTGTTCCTGAAAGGGCAGGTCCCAGGGATAAGCCAGTTGAGTTTGATAAACCGGAGGAAGATCCCTTCGGGTTGGATCAGTTTTTGTCAGAGGTAAAGGGAGGTAAAAAGACTTTGGATAAAGTTGGAAGTGGAGGAACAATGAGGGCAAGTGGTGGATCTTCCAGAGATAATTATGATGGTGGGTCTGGTCGAACTCGCATTGGGTTTGAAAGGGGTGGACGTTAG